Proteins co-encoded in one Vidua macroura isolate BioBank_ID:100142 chromosome 13, ASM2450914v1, whole genome shotgun sequence genomic window:
- the TNNC1 gene encoding troponin C, slow skeletal and cardiac muscles — MDDIYKAAVEQLTEEQKNEFKAAFDIFVLGAEDGCISTKELGKVMRMLGQNPTPEELQEMIDEVDEDGSGTVDFDEFLVMMVRCMKDDSKGKTEEELSDLFRMFDKNADGYIDLEELKIMLQATGETITEDDIEELMKDGDKNNDGRIDYDEFLEFMKGVE, encoded by the exons ATGGATGACATTTATAAGGCAGCG GTTGAGCAGCtgacagaagaacaaaaaaatg AGTTCAAGGCTGCCTTTGACATCTTCGTGCTGGGGGCAGAGGATGGCTGCATCAGCAccaaggagctggggaaggtgaTGAGGATGCTGGGGCAGAACCCCACCCccgaggagctgcaggagatgaTAGATGAGGTGGATGAAGATG GCAGTGGCACTGTGGACTTCGACGAGTTCCTGGTTATGATGGTCCGGTGTATGAAAGACgacagcaaaggaaaaaccGAAGAGGAACTCTCAGACCTCTTCAGGATGTTTGATAA AAACGCTGATGGCTACATCGACCTCGAGGAGCTGAAGATCATGCTGCAGGCGACAGGAGAGACCATCACCGAGGATGACATAGAAGAACTGATGAAAGATGGGGATAAAAACAACGATGGCAGGATTGACTATGATG AGTTCCTGGAGTTTATGAAGGGGGTTGAATAA
- the RPL29 gene encoding 60S ribosomal protein L29 has product MAKSKNHTTHNQSRKWHRNGIKKPKTHRYESLKGVDPKFLRNMRFAKKHNKKGLKKMQANNAKQAAQQAALQKKD; this is encoded by the exons ATGGCCAAGTCCAAGAACCACACCACGCACAACCAGT CCCGTAAGTGGCACAGAAATGGCATCAAGAAGCCCAAAACCCATAGATACGAATCTCTCAAAGGG gTTGATCCCAAGTTTCTGAGGAACATGAGATTTGCAAAGAAGCACAACAAGAAGGGGCTGAAGAAGATGCAGGCCAACAATGCCAagcaggcagctcagcaggctgctctgcagaaaaaGGACTGA